In the Arachis hypogaea cultivar Tifrunner chromosome 20, arahy.Tifrunner.gnm2.J5K5, whole genome shotgun sequence genome, GAGATGCCAATTTTAGTAATTCGATGAATAAAGGTATGGGGTAACTTTAATGTCTTACTAAACTATTATTGCTTAATATCAGAtttcaaaattaataacaatatgAATCACATCTGCTAATGACCTTGATTATGCAGAGTATGTGCACATCGGATATGCAATCTATGAATGTGAACATTATCATGCTCTTTATTGGTATGATGAAAGGTCAAACAAGAGTTACAAGACAGCAGAACCAAAATTCACATTATGTTGTAAAAGAGGACAGGTTCAACTTCCACAACTACAAAAATTTCCAATAGTGTTGTATGATTTGTTGTTCAATGATAGTCCTAAGAGCAAACATTTCTGGGATAATATCAGAGCTTACAATAGCATGTTTCAGTTCACATCAATGGGTGCAAAAATAGACCGTGGAATAAATCAAGCGAGAGGTCTACCAATATTTATACTATGTGGAGAGAACTATCATCCAATGGGTAGTCTCATTCCACCAGAGAAAAATATTGCAAAATTTGCCTACTTATATGTATTTGATACTCATAATGAGATCCAAACCCGCATGGCTGCTATCCGATAAGTTTTAGAGTTATGCTTTTGTAGTGTAGATACGAGAATTCTATACATATGTCAGGAATTATTGAAGTAAAATGTGCAGAATAAAATGAATGAATTTTAACTTTTGTTTTTGGTATGTAGGGGCAATGACCACAAAGAGATTCACAAGGACATTGTAAGAGAATTAAAGTAGATGCTTGATGAGAACAATATTTTGGTGAAGGCATTTCGCATGGTTAGAGAGTCGGTCTCTAAAGATACGCATACTCAAATCAAGCTAAGGCTTCCGGGAAAAAGGGGTAAAGATGGTAGGAGATACAACTTGCCCACCACAGATGAGGTTGCTGCACTGGTTGTGGGTGGCTTTGATATCGATAAAACTGATAGAGATATTGTGGTCGAGATACAAAGTTAAAGATTACAAAGGATTAATCAACTCAATCTAGCATATTTGGGATTATAATACCTGTTGTTATTTCCTTTTGGAGAGGATGGGTACAAGGAAGACATACCTCTCAACAAGCGTAATCAGAGTGAGGGTAAAGGTCGACAAGAGGTTTCAATGAGAGAATTCTTCACTTTTAAGATACAAGAAAGGTTAGCTGACGGCTCTCCTCTGTTATATTCCAGGCGGCTATTTCAACaatttttggttgatggattTTCGATAATTGGATCATCTCGACTAAATTATATACGCCTTGATCAAGAGAGGATCAGATGTGAGATGTATAGGGGTATAAAGGAAGCAGTTCTGAGTGGGGAAACTACTTCATCATCGCATGGCAAACGTATTATATTGCCATCATCGTTTACAAGAGGTCCCAGATATATAATTCAGAACTATCAAGATGCAATGGCAATATGTAACGTTGTGGGGTATCCGGACCTCTTCACTATATTCACATGCAATTCCAAGTGGCCCGAGGTTGAAGACTTTCTTAAGAATAGGAAATTAAATGCAGAAGATAGGCTTAACATAGTATGCAGGACATTCAAGACAAAATTGGATTTGCTGATTAAAGATATTAAGGTGAACAAGATTTTTGGCAGAGTTTGTAAAGGTATTTTGCATTTAAGAAAATCGGATACATTcaataaattgtgatttttaaGTAGTATGTGGTAAAATTGAGTACCCATGCAATGGCTTTTAATAAACTTAACAAACATATGTACTATTTTTGACACAATTGCATACACAATTGGGTTCTAAAAGCGTGGACTACCACATGCACATATACTATTATTCTTACACAAGGATGACAAGCTTCCCACAGCTGACAACATTGACAAGATAATATCTGCTAAGATCCCGGATAAAGAGCTAAATCCTGAATACTTAGAAGTAGTTGAAAAGCATATGATGCATGGTCCATGTGGGTTGGCAAGGAAAGATTCATCATGTATGGAGAATGGAAAATATATACGTCACTTTGCTAAGAGATTTGTCGATTCCACAACTGTCGATGATGATGGGTATCCAGTATATAGGCGCAGAGAAGATGGAAGAACTATTAGCAAGTCTGTGATTGACCTTGATAACCGTTATGTGGTTCCTCACAACAGACTACTGCTTATAAGATATGGAGCTCATATAAATGTAGAGTGGTGCAATCAATCAAGATCTTTTAAGTATTTGTTCAAATACTGAACAAAGGATATGATCGCGTAACTACATCTTTCTATGAAAGTGCAACAGAGGACGCTGAGCTAGATGAATATGATAAGGTGAGTATGTATTATGATTGTAGATATATATCACCGTGTGAAGTAGCGTGGAGGATTTTTGGATTTAACATTTATTATAGAGATCCATCAGTCGTGAGATTAGTCTTCTACTTACCCGATGAACAAAATGTCATTTTCAAGGACCATAAAAATCTAGATAATGTGGTAAGACAAGCAACTATGAAGGAGTCTATGTTCCTAGGATGGTTTCAAGCAAATAAGGACTACGCAGAAGTAAGGTCATTAACATATGCAGAGCTCCTTACTAAGTTTGTATGGAAGGTAAAAGAGAGAGTGTGGTTGCCTCAGAAATCGAATTCTATTATAGGACGGATCTTCTATGTACCTCCAGGATCAAGTGAAAGTTATTACCTGAGAATATTGCTCAATTTTGTTAGGGGGTCCAACTTCTTATGAGGAGATCCGTACTGTAGATGGGGTTTTGTATTCCACATTCAAAGATGCCTGATACATACATGGCCTTTTAGATGATGACAAGGAATATATTGATGCAATACAAGAAGCAAGCCATTGGGGGATCAGGAACATACTTGAGGAAGATATTTGCAATgcttttattttcaaattcaatgaaTTCACCAGAAAATGTTTGGCAGAAGACCTGGCATCTATTAAGTGATGACATACTTCATAGGCAGAAGAGACTACTTGACAATCCAGGTTAACTATAACTTACTTTATTCTTCTGTATATTTACAATTGTTTGACATGTCAATATACCTTATATCCTAATATATTTGAGAAATGAAAAATGCTATATTAATCATGCCATAGTTGTTTGAAGAATTATAGAGAAATGTGGCCATATTATGGAATGATATATGTAAGAGATGA is a window encoding:
- the LOC140183143 gene encoding uncharacterized protein, with the protein product MLDENNILVKAFRMVRESVSKDTHTQIKLRLPGKRGKDGRRYNLPTTDEVAALVVGGFDIDKTDRDIVVEIQKDGYKEDIPLNKRNQSEGKGRQEVSMREFFTFKIQERLADGSPLLYSRRLFQQFLVDGFSIIGSSRLNYIRLDQERIRCEMYRGIKEAVLSGETTSSSHGKRIILPSSFTRGPRYIIQNYQDAMAICNVVGYPDLFTIFTCNSKWPEVEDFLKNRKLNAEDRLNIVCRTFKTKLDLLIKDIKDDKLPTADNIDKIISAKIPDKELNPEYLEVVEKHMMHGPCGLARKDSSCMENGKYIRHFAKRFVDSTTVDDDGYPVYRRREDGRTISKSVIDLDNRYDRVTTSFYESATEDAELDEYDKMMTRNILMQYKKQAIGGSGTYLRKIFAMLLFSNSMNSPENVWQKTWHLLSDDILHRQKRLLDNPGLILMDDELKDLTLMEIENMNQLHSQLYGDGMNMLICDELCYDKRQLALDHATYMQQLTDEQTIVHKSIMEAAESGKGGVFFLFCIEALDRTMRDILRVKNPTSLDQPFGGKTVVFGSDFRQILPLLTLTKNMRLKLGDSNTRLSELKKFADWIPGIGDGSHGTPSDLCQKIAIPQDILVKDWDDPILAICKVTYPKRFASSNIDEDIEDRAILAPT